Below is a window of Anomalospiza imberbis isolate Cuckoo-Finch-1a 21T00152 unplaced genomic scaffold, ASM3175350v1 scaffold_165, whole genome shotgun sequence DNA.
agctcTCCACCCCACCAGGTGTGACGTCACCCCACCAGGTATGATGTCACCAATCCCACTAGGTGTGATGTCACCCCAGGTGTGATGACGTCACACCTGTGGCATCACCCTGagtccccccatgtccccatccccacacAGGTGGCTTTGTATCCCTGCACCCACCCAGGTGTGACATCACCAGTCCCCAGCTTTCCCAGGTGTCACTGTGCACCTGTACCCTGCCCACACCCCTCTcccgtgtccctgctgtcctggcacaggtgtccctctgtcacacggagctgtccctgcacctgcccaggtgtgacatcacctgtgcccaggtgtgccaggtgtcactcaggtgtgccaggtgtcaCTCAGATGTTACAGGTGTTACTCAGGTGTGGCAGGTGTGACATTACCTGTGCCCAAGTgtcccaggtgtcacccaggtgtcactcaggtgtcactctgGTGTACCAGGTGTCCCCACACAGGTGCCCCTCTGTCTCACAAAGCTGTCCCTCCACATGAAGGTGCACTCACAGGTGTTGCAGGTGTGATAGGTATGACAGGTGTGACAGTACCTGTGCCCACGTGTGCCAGGTGTCACTCAAGTGTCAGGTATGCCAGGTatcaggtgtgccaggtgtcactcaggtgtgccaggtgtcactcaggtgtcactcaggtgtcactcaggtgtcactcaggtgtgccAGCTGTCCCCGCACAGGTGCCCCGGTGCCTGACGAAGCTGTCCCTCCACATGAAGGTGCGCTCACAGGTGCTGCAGGTGTAGGGCCGCAGCCCGGTGTGGGTTTTCATGTGCTCCGTCAGGTGATGTTTCATCTTGAAGCGTTTGCGGCACTGCGCGCAGGTGAAGGGCCGCAGGTCCAGGTGCATGTTCACGTGCCGCTCGCGCATGCTGCGGTGCGAGAATGCCTTCCCGCAGTGGCACACGAACACCTTGGCCGAGCCGCACGAGCTCACCTGGGCGGCAGGTGAGGGCTGCGAGGGGCCGGGACCCGCCCCGGCCGCGCGGGGCGCTCTACGGGCAGCTCCGGGATTCATGATTCGGGTGGGTCTGGGCGAAATTCCCGAATTTTCCTGTGAAATTCTGCCGGTTCTGGTCAAAATCCCCTCAGTTCCCTCTGGAATCCCACCAGTTCTGGTCGAAATCCCCAAATTTTCATGCGAAATTCCAACGGTTCTGTGTGAATTTCCCAAGGTTTTGTGTGAAATTCCTCTGATTCCGGTTAAAATTCCCTCATTTTTGTGTGAAATTCCACCAGTTCCGGTCAAAATTCCCTCAGTTCCATCCCGAATTCTGCCGGTTCTTGTCAAAATTCCTGAATTTTCATGCAAAATTCCGCTGATTCCAGTTAAAATTTCCTCGTTTTCGTGCGAAACTCTGCCGGTTCTGTGCAAAATTCCGTCATGTGAAATTCCAGTGGTTCTGGTCAAAATTCCCTCATTTTTGTGTGAAATTCCTATTCCGGTCAAAATTCCCTCGTTTTCATGCGAATTTCTGCCGGTTCTGTGCACGATTCCCTCGGTTCCGCGTGGGATCCGCCCAGTTCCCTGCAGGGTTCCCTCGTTTTCGGGTGAAATTCCCCCAATTCCTTCGCTTCTGTGTGAAATCCCACCAGTCCTGTGCAAAATTCCCTCATTTCCATGCGAAATTCCCTCACTTTCGTGCAGAATTCCCTCATTTCCATGAGAAATTCCCTCATTTTCCTGCAGAATTCCCTCATCTCCTTGTGGAATTCCGTGGATCCCCTTGATGCCCCAGGCGCCTCGGCCCCTCCCggatcccattcccaaattttcccagcTATTCCTGGGTCCCATTCCCGAATTTTCCCGGCTGTTCCcagatcccattcccaaattttcccggCTGTTCCCGGGTCCCATTCCCGAATTTTCCTGGCCGGCCTCCCCCCCCTCTCCCACGCTCCCTTTCCTGCCCTCCCCGAGCTCATTCCCGCCAGGAACTCCTGGATTTTCCCGGCACACCCctgccacaggctcctcatcctcctcgCAGGTGAGCACCAGGTCCTCCTGCAGCCACTGGCGCTTGACCAAaatccagggtttttggggcagAGCCCGGGGCCCTTCCTcgctgccctcctcctcctcctcctcgtcctcctcgcTGCCCGCTTTCCCCGACGGGAGCTCGGGCAGCGGCGCCGGGAGCAGCGCgttggtgctgctgggggatTGGCTGTCGCTGGCGCGGCTGGAGAGCAGccgcgaggaggaggaggaggatgatgaaGATGACGAGGATGATGAGGACGAGGAGGAAGCGGGcggctcggcagcgcggccctCCCGCAGCAGCTCGGTGCACTTGTCCACGATGTGCCACATCTGCAGCACGCTGCCCACCGTCAGGAAGCTGAGCAGGTCCCCGCGGGCCATGGACAGGCGCCCGGTGTAGGCGCAGCCCAGCACCAGCGCGAAGGCCGCGGGGTCCATGACGCCGGGCAGCTCGATGGAGTCCAGGTTCTTCAGGAACAGCTGGTCGTGGAAGAAGGGCGAGGACGCGGCCAGCACGGCGCGGTGCGCGCGGAACTCGCGGCCCTGCGGGACAGAGCGGGAATTGAGCGGGACAGAAATCCTGCCGGGACAGGTGAAACGGGGAATCTCATCAATGcgattgcctggcaaaagctTCTGAGAATGTGGAAACGACAACTgagatggaaatgaaaaaagCTCTGAGATGGCAAACCTTGGTTACTGGACAACTGGAAAACAATGGCATGGCCGGCTGAAGGGAAGGTGAAACAGGAAAGCCTCATCAATGCGATTGCCTGGCAAAGTATTCTGAGAATATGGAAACGATACGTGAGATGGAAATGAAATCAAGCTTTGAGATGGCAAACCTTGGTTACTGGACAACTGGAAAACAGTGGCGTGGCCAGCTAAAAGTAATCCCCTTTTGATGAAACAACACCCTCTGCTTGCAGACAGCTCCAAGGGTCAGAGCAGACCCTACTGGCTTGGCAGAAGGGGTCCAAAGAGAAGTTTTTAGCGTTTAAAATGTAACACAGTATGGTAATGTCATGATTCTTATAGGCTGTATGCAAATGCTATAGGATTTGTATCCTGTACTGGATTGGTTAGTGAAAATTAGAATATTCAGCACAGATTTATGGTATTGTAACGGGAACTCCTCTCTCTTTCGGGTCTCTCTTACAGGCCTGCTcggagctgcagctggcagcccCAAACAGGGCCCCTGCCAATACAAACAGGGCAATATAAAAGTTTATTGCCCCTTTGCAATAAACCCGGGTTCCAAGCCCTGGCTTCAGAGATCTCTTGTCTCCGTCCTTCCAACCATCCTACCCACCGTCCTCCTACAAAATCCGTTCCAGATTCAGGGGAGAAGTTCTGAGCCTGTAATGAGCTCATCTGTGCTCGTTAAGGCTCATCAAGGCTCCCCCTTCtcacaagagagaaaaatcaaaaacttGTGCGGCAGAATGACCTCGGCCAGAGAAGGAATTCTAAAATTCAAACTCACAAGATAAGCAGAGAGAAGGAATTCAAAAATTCAAACTGAGAAGGAATTCGAAAATTCAAACTCCCAAGTTAAGCAGGGAGAAGGAATTCAAAAATTTGAACTGAGAAGAAATTTGAAAATTCAAACGCCAAAGATAAATGGAGAGAAGGAATTAGAAAATTCAAACTCCCAGGATAAGTGGAGAGAAGGAATTCAAAAACTCAAACTGAGAAGGAATTCAAAAATTCAAACTGCCAAGATAAGCGGGGGCCCATTTGTTGGGGCAAAGGCTGAGGGTGACTGAGAGCTGTCTGCACAAAGGGCAAGGACCGATAAAAACTGATAAAAACTGATTGCAACTTGAAACTGAAACCAGtaaaatgaatatgcatgagGCTCTCTGCATATGCATAAGCAAGGGGGATATCGGTGCTACCATGCCCGAAGTCTGGGAAGAATGGTGCACAGAACTCCGTGATAtcagaaggctaattaattactttattatactataACTATATTACACTATATTCACTAACAAGAACTATCACTCACTAACTGGAAAAACCCGTGACTCTGCCCAGAGTCCCGGCACAGCTGTGGATCCAATTGGTCATGAATCCAAACAACCATCGCCAGAATCCAATCCAGCAATCACCTTGGGGAAACAATCTCCAgaccacattccacatgggcacaacaacagcagcagcgAGATTagaattgttttgattctcttttctctgcttctctcaggagaaatcctgagaaagcCAAGTCTCTCTGTGTCCAGAGGGCGTGTGAATGCCACACTCcccccttcaaaggacatgtgCAAGACTGAGAATTCCCAAACCCTCTTTATCCACCTGTGGCATTCACACACCCTCTGAACAGAGGAAGACTTGgctttctcaggatttctcctgagagaagcagagaaaagagaatcaaaacaattcttatctcacTGCTCGTTGttgtgcccatgtggaatgtggtcCGGAGATTGTTCACGCAAGGTGATTGCTGGATTGGATTCTGGCGATGGTTGTTAGGATTGATTGACCAATTGGATCCACAGCTGTGCCGGGACTCTGGGCAGGGAGTCATGGTTTTTTCTAGctagttagttagttagtgaGATAGTAAGTACATAGTGTTCTTTAGTATTCTTTGCAGTACAGCATCTCTTTGCTATAGTATAGTATAATGCAATATAGTATAATGTAATATGGTCTAATGCAATATAGTATAGTATAATGTAATCTAGCTTAATAAAGGAATTGTTCAGCACTTCTGAATCAATGGAGTCAGATGCCAATCATTTCCCTGCCTCGGGTACGCCTTGATGCTACAAGGGAGTGTCCCAGGTTCCAATACACAGATTTATTCTCTCCCCATCCTCAAGGGCTGTTGGAAGCAGGAGGGGCAGTGTTTTCCTCATCTCCTGTTGATCAGTTCCATGCCTTGAGAAGCAGCTCCCTTCTAAAATCCCACAGGTTGCTCCCAGCTTCCCCAGCCTTCCCATCTGTCACCATTAAATCTTTCTAGGCCACACACAAATTGTAGTTTTCTGTTTGACAGCTGAGAACAGCTTATCATCCACTGTTGCCAGGTAAACACAATAttgcttttcagagaaaatcGTAGCAGGAGAGCAAGTGAAGCAggtaggaaaggaaaataaataatctaTCCAAACAGTGTCaatgttttctgaaataaaactaaaatagcCCAGCTCTTCCAGTCACTCATTTTTCAGAGAGTTGCAGAGGAAGCTCAGTATCTTAGTGAGGCTTGATTAATTGAAATAATGACTCTGAGATAACTCCCTCCGTGAGCCATTTCTGTTCAATTGGCAATCAAGGACCCACCACATGACTCAGAATGATATTAGCCCATTGTGCaatgctccgcccaggggggaGGAGCTAAGCATCCccacctggatataatctggaGATGacaggggaggagccaagcattcctaactggatataatctgagattttGGGAGCCAGACTCAGCCTTCCCACAGGTTTCCAAGAGGAAGAGCTGGGGTGttccactggaccttcagagaaAGACTCCACCCtcctacaggatcactgctccaacagaaccacacctgacactccaggaggactgcagccacttcaatttggactgctaccaatACGCTGGCCaaaagggtgtcaggttgtattctgactctgtcagtgattttccttttgtattattacatggattttgtttcttttcccttttcctaataaattgtatttctgacttggagtctctcactggttttgcttcaAACCAGACCAGGGAGCAATCCCCACGTGTGCCCAGCGCCACAATGAACACACTGGCTTTACAACTCCTACAAAGCTGTGGGATTCACAACACCTACAAAGCTGTGGGGTTCACAACTGTTACAAAGCTGTGGTGTTCACAGCTCCTACAAAGCTGAGGGGTTCACAACTGTTACAAAGCTGTGGTGTTCACAGCTCCTACAAAGCTGTGGAGTTCACAGCTCCTACAAAGCTGTGGGGTTCACAACTGTTACAAAGCTGTGGTGTTCACAGCTCCTACAAAGCTGTGGGGTTCACAGCTCCTACAAAGCTGAGGGGTTCACAACAGTTACAAAGCTGTGGGGTTCACAGCTCCTACAAAGCTGAGGGGTTCACAACAGTTACAAAGCTGTGGGGTTCACAGCTCCTACAAAGCTGAGGGGTTCACAACTGTTACAAAGCTGTGGGGTTCACAGCTCCTACAAAGCTTAGGGGTTCTATTCTCTTTTTGGACACAGCTCACCTGCACGTGGATGGAGACATCGCAGAGCTTCCCCTCCAGGCGCTGCTGGTTCAGGTTGGAGAGCAGCGCCGGCGGCACCTGCGGGAACTCCACGTGCAGCAgcgaggatgaggaggaggaggaggaggaggaggagggagggggagggggggagcaGGTTTGGGGCAtggcagaggaggagggggagggacTGAGGGGGGGGAATgccagggtttggggtcaggaacTGGGGAGGAATGGCGCGAATCACGCGAGTTCTGCGCCGAATTCCAGATTTCTGACCcagatccccccaaaattctggCTTGAAGCACGCTGGTTCTGTGATAAAATCCCTTAATTCTGGCCCAAGTCCCATTAATTCTGGCTcaaatcccattaattccagccaaaatcccattaattccaacagaaatcccattaattccaacagaaatcccattaattccaacaGAAATCCCATTAATTCCAGCCCAAATCTCATTAATTCCACCCAAACTCACACTAATTTTGTATGAAATCCCCTAATTCTGGGTCAAATCCCATTAATTCCGGCTCAAATCCATTAATTCCAACAAAAAGCTCTTTAATTCCAACACAAATTCCTTAATTCTACCCCAAATCCCTTAATTCTGCATCAAATCCTTTAATTCTGGTCAATTTCCATGAATTCTGACCCAAATTCCTTAATTCTGGCCCAAATCCTGTTATTCTGCACCAAATCCATTCCACTGCTGATGCCCTGGACCACAGCAGCGGTGAAAGCCCACCAGTTTCCATGAGGAAGCCACCAGACGACCCGGGCACTGCACCCCCCAAAACTGCTTTCCTCAGTTCTGTGACTTCCTTCCTCGGTCttactctctccctcccttgctgCCCCTTCTCCCTAACTTCATCCCTACCCCGCCTTCCCctaaacaaaaccccaagaatATCCAACAAATCCACAACCACGTGTCAGCCAAGATGGCTCCAGCCACATGGCATGGCACcatcttctgctttctccttccctaaattcctttcttcctgctttctCCCTCGTGGTCCACCCCTTCCCTGTCTCTCATGAACCAACCCCCCCTTTAGCTCCTAATTCCTAATTTCCACCTTCCAAATCCCACGGGGTGGGAGCTGGAATTGGGGAAAAAGCTGAGAAACCAAAACCcacagcaaaattaattttgtaataTCAGTTTCAACAGCCTTGTATATTTAGTTGAATTGTAAATTGTACTTCATgatctccttttcctgttattCCAAGAGCAGGATTATATCCTTCTCTGCAATCCATACccttttttccctattttgGGTAGTTCACCGGGAGCAAACCACTCGAAGGCACAGGGTACCCcgaaaatatttttctttcgCAGAGTCCCTGGCTCCCCGTAAtctccccagttcccaatccctaCCCACTTGTTCTAGCTGAAAAGAGCTCGTCAGCTAGAACTTTTCTCCTAAAACCCTCTAAcctttttatcatttttatcCCATACCTGtcttctctccatttccctccCGTCCCCATGAAGTAGTTTTTACAATTATGCTTTTCTAGTTTAAGTTTGTGTTCATATTGCAGATTGTCTGTactgttttcagttttagaaagcAGGGGCCTGTCAGGTCACAAGGGTAGATCCAACGAGTAGCAGTTTTCAATTGTTTCTTGAACAGTGAGTGTTCAGATAGTATTAGACTGCTGGACCAGAATCACTTTTGGGTTTATGCTGCCCTCAGTAGGTTCTGAGGGTGACTGATAACCTAAAATGGTGTCTGGGAAagtattttgcagttttttgtGGTGAATGCTCCCTGAGTGTACACAGTAGCTGAAgccaaatttcttttttttctttttgttcttcttttaaTGACCTAAAACCGGGGGTCTTCTGGGTCAAACCAGTTGGAAGGTGGAAGCAGTGGTAAAGTATTTtgcgatttttttttttgtggtaaaGCTCAGATCCAAGGGTGAGGATCTGAGGCCACAAACCTGTGTGGAGTCTAGGGGGCTCCAGGTGTTTTCCTGTCCCTGAGAGGGGGAACAGAAGTCAATGCCATAGCCTAAAACTGGTGGCCGTGGTGGTCCGAAAAGCCAGTTGGAAAAGGTGAGACACCATTGGGCCAGTCACGCTGAAAAGGCCAATCCCAAAATTCTCATATGAGCTTAGTGCCAAAGGCTGAAGCCCTTTAAGCACTTGCCCATGCTTTAAATTCgtttaaaaatctgcaatatgGACCCACATTAGCCGTTTATTACAATTAAATACTCATTTTATCTTTGTACTGTGTTAACACCCTTTCAGAACTGAACAATACCTCCAaccaaaggcaaacaacaaaTCAAATGGACTGTTTATAGTGTATTCAATTTATCCTCACTGCAATTGTACTtattgttgcatcctgggttttggttcaaattatgggttttttctttgttagttttccggttctctgtaccctcgtgcatcccccggatttttccctactcctgtggtttctgTGCCCGTCTCCCCATTCTTGCAGTCCCACtcgccccaaagccccgtgtccgcccctgccgtgttcccattggtgactgtagtacacgtcatcaccacgacGTCTGTACCCACTGGGCGGGAGGATTCCccatccgccctgtccctttccctatttcatcccactctgCTGCACATTCAGGGCCATTAGcatccgtgcgaagctgggagcggctgcagcttttccaccgcacctcttgcagccaataaagcatccagccaccaTGCGGACGGATTTGGCCgaatttcctgcctctttgtttcttccctcacgcCAACGGCAAAGCatggccaacagcccaccccggagcgcggcagcaaaagcgcctgGGAACTGCggtgagccccggccccgaaGAAAAGCTGGGACACCCAAGCCGGGCGCTCGAGAACTGATCGGGGCTGAGAAAAGTAACGCGAAGCTGCAAGTGGCGCCCAACGTCAGGGCCATGGCCAGCGCAAAgccgcggagcaggcagagagtcaccacagagcacccagGAGCCACGCGGAGAGAGCGCCGCCGCCACGAAGCTGCGCCACTgaccagcgagcgccgctgccgagacgagcgagcgcgATCCACGCAGAAAACCACCGTCACCACCGCAGGGTCACGGTCTATGACagaaaagtgctccgtgccaGACTGAAAACAGGAGCAAGAGTCCTCCCGAAGCAAGTCAGTGACatctccgccacccacaggaaaacaagctgtgttttcctgcgtgggactggaagcgcaaccattcatGGCTACGAAAAGCCAAAGAATGGAtgcttcccgggaaagaagaccctggtagcagcttttatttgcgaagattccggtttggtgagtgaaTAGCCATggggggtacccggctgatacttcaGGTGGGTGGGCCGCGTTTCCGGGGGTTTCCGGGGGTACCGGTACGCGTTTCCGGGGGTACCCCGCGTTTCCGGGggtacggatcacgcagcgcgcagcgtgtgcggcgggccgccggggtctttagcgttttttgctttttttctttcgccttttctgcaccaggggtgaggctgtgggtagaaatagcatggggaccacgctatctacccaacaaagggaattctgtacccaaattaaggggattttatcagtaaaacatccctaccccaaaaattcagtcaagcagtttgtatgatggctctgcttttcctttccacgtgtaaccgcggaggatgctcacagaacagagttctgggagcaagtaggagccaggttagcagaaGGAAtcgacagggatccctctgtgaaagattgcttcccaaagctccatttgctgatctcagAGGTTGTAAAAGCAGGGTCTGCACGAGAAGcgggcagggaaaggaaagagccatcgggcaaaactgttttttcccctgaatccatttccccatcctctcctactcCGTTTTCCCCTAACCTGGataggcagaggggagtactccgccactctgaggcgcagggcagctccacagatgtggaccgtgctcctggctcccccgagccgccCCAGCACCCTCGCCTTACTGGAATTAGCTACTCCGCTGaggaactgaccccaaaccccttttctaatccctttttcccagttagaaatcctagttctggcactaccccgcgctgctctgctcccctgaatcctttgtccccctgaggaagccgtagccacgtggctagggcctctgtcttcccaagatggagggtGGCCACGTGAaggggtttcttcttcccataatccctttgtctcctttgttccctgtatccccacctttgaccccaccccctcctgcttccctgtgggtgtgggcaccgcccactccaggcatcgggttgccacccctccccctgttccccctggGGCAggcgttcccttcttccatgtcctgcctgccacaacatcagccccaccctcccccaacagggaggggTCTGTCACCTctgccccgctgtcccagggagaagattccCCCCGCCCTGTCCACCCTGTCCCTCATACCCCAcccccacgtcctcccgctcctcggatacccagCGGTGGGAGGGGGTGtaggggggaggggaggggacgggcccaatctatgaagtcgagcagtcgctccgcactccagcctcctacgccagaggaggggaaaaccctacatggacaccccttccctatgaatccataaaagaggtctgcaaaatatcacgtgattttggacaaaaaagcctcttctttaaaggcattttaaaagccacattaacgtctagaaccgtagtgccagcagaccttaagcatctgtttagctgcctgcttctcccatcagaatatagcctgtgggagaggaggtggaagaaactggcagcagacctgcttcccgaaatccgaGAAGGGCCTCACAGCCTGGATGTCGCGGAAGAACcaatcactttggaccatcttgtgggtgaaggagaatggagtgaagggcaacttcaagctcggggaattccaacggccgtgctggacatgtccaggggtgcagcagagcgtgcgttcctgggcatgcccaccaaggacccgatggttcTCTATACAGCaattaaacaaggtgtcgcagagccttttgtggatttcgtagaccgggtccgggcagcagtcgagagacgggtggagagacctgaacaccgagacgggctagtcctagaagtggtgcacatgaacgccaacaccatgtgcaaaagaatcatcctgtcactgccggcctcaccagcgccgaccctcgaccagatcatcgaggagtgcaccctgaaattgcacctgatagaggaggaggccccaaagagacctaaagacaagctggtcgcatctgctgctgctcctccaaggaactcagctccgaagcgacttccatccacacgccagtgcttccactgccatcaggagggacattttcaggatcgctgcccacttctaaggactataccacccggggctgcgggaggagggaggagggatgggagccccacaatcccaaaaaactaggaaaggaacgcgcacttgcctcgcgtgctgataaaaatgaggcaagtcgtggtgccgcgagaggagccacgatacaccatctagtcccatctgtaagcggctgcctctcaactactgacatcggggagccttatcggctccgactcaccaattctgtccactttcgttcccaggactggcagtttttcatagcagatgcagagcttctatcacacatctgccgctgtgaaaccaggaggaaggaggaccttctgaactgcaggtacctcgtgcttggagacacaaaaagcaccccactggagatagaggttcctccggtaatttccactcttaatccgaggctcttctatcttgtggcacgctgtgtccatccccccctcttcctgcctaaaggccaggttattgcacaggcaattcctattcctcgtgctctCTGcaatgacctggaactctcagacgtttatgctgggaagttgggagaggaaaaacccctcgtatggtgtaaactcaagtgTGAGGGCCgttctgcataccttcaggggatgttggacacGGGCAGACGTGATGGTCATTCCACCACACAAGTGGCCATCACACTGGGAGCTACAAAGCGTGGCCACACCAGTCTTAAGACTaggcgggccccagccagcaaagcaatcaaaaaatattatccaaattaagggtccgaaCGGGCTGCTGGCCTCAGTATGTCCGTTCgtgatcgattgtaaatttacactatgggggagagacgccatgtcccagtggggagccaaattggaatttctgGCCCCTGGCATTTTTAGGtgcggccactgaggagcgccccacacagaaattaacatggctcacaggtaagcctgtctgggtggagcagtggccgtctgggtggagcagtggctgctaagtaaacaaaaactgcAGGCCCTCACAAAAATACTGGAGGAGGAATTGGCCAAAGGACACATTGTAAAAACAAACAGCCCCTGGAATTCTccagtgtttgtaattaaaaaaccagggaaggacatgtggcgactcctccatgatctaaggaaaattaatgaagccatagaaaatctgggctctctccaaccgggtatgccatctccatctatgctaccccaaaattataatttggctgtaattgacattaaggattgcttctttcaaatcccgctccatccggatgatgctccccgttttgccttctctgtaccctccatcaacagggaagcccctatgaagcgctaccactggacagtactacctcaggggctaaaatgttcccccactatatgccagtggtatgtcgccagggttctgtccccaatgcgtgccaagtggacatcctgtattttctatcattacatggatgacgtgctgatttgtgcccctgacaacgaggtcctacaagcagctctggaggacactgttagggccttgtCAGTGGCTGGATTCaaactacaaaaagagaaggtagagttactgccaccctggaagtacctgggcctagaaattaacAACCAAACaattaggcctcaacaaattcagataagtaacaaccccaagacgctgaatgacatccagcgcttGTGTGGATCgcta
It encodes the following:
- the ZBTB22 gene encoding zinc finger and BTB domain-containing protein 22; amino-acid sequence: MPQTCSPPPPPSSSSSSSSSSSLLHVEFPQVPPALLSNLNQQRLEGKLCDVSIHVQGREFRAHRAVLAASSPFFHDQLFLKNLDSIELPGVMDPAAFALVLGCAYTGRLSMARGDLLSFLTVGSVLQMWHIVDKCTELLREGRAAEPPASSSSSSSSSSSSSSSSSSRLLSSRASDSQSPSSTNALLPAPLPELPSGKAGSEEDEEEEEEGSEEGPRALPQKPWILVKRQWLQEDLVLTCEEDEEPVAGVCRENPGVPGGNELGEGRKGSVSSCGSAKVFVCHCGKAFSHRSMRERHVNMHLDLRPFTCAQCRKRFKMKHHLTEHMKTHTGLRPYTCSTCERTFMWRDSFVRHRGTCAGTAGTPE